A window of Candidatus Poribacteria bacterium contains these coding sequences:
- a CDS encoding class I SAM-dependent DNA methyltransferase — MSTNLAEIESRLWSAADELRANSRLRASEYSTPVLGLIFLRYADHKFTQAEQEIGREAATNTRRRTDPKTQYQARGVFYLPEKARFQYLLSLPEGENIGQVVTDAMKAIEEENPQVDGILPKTYNRLEKNTLLELLRIMEQIPMDIEGDAFGRVYEYFLGNFAMSEGQRGGEFFTPTSLVKLIVEIIQPFHGRIFDPACGSGGMFVQSAAFISNHKKNGNPGDISIYGVERVAETIRLCKMNLAVHGLEGDVKQANSYYEDSHNCLDRFDFVMANPPFNVDRVDMERIKDDPRFPFGMPRVDNANYLWIQLFYSALSESGRAGFVMANSAADARASELEIRTQIIKSGSVDVIVSIASNFFYTVTLPCTLWFFDKSKPDSDRRDKVLFIDARHLYRQVSRAHREFTPLQLEFLANIVRLYRGEIPENQHDSADFLTTKFPDAAYIDVPGLCKVATVAEIEAQGWSLNPGRYVGVAEQTADDFDFAERFGELNEELEVLNAEARQLEERIAENVVKILEDTV, encoded by the coding sequence ATGAGCACCAACCTCGCAGAAATCGAAAGTAGACTGTGGAGCGCTGCAGATGAACTCAGAGCCAACTCCCGCCTCAGAGCCTCAGAGTACTCAACGCCTGTGCTTGGGCTTATCTTCTTACGGTATGCAGATCATAAATTTACACAGGCTGAACAAGAAATCGGTCGTGAAGCCGCTACAAACACGCGCAGACGTACCGATCCAAAAACGCAATATCAGGCTCGCGGTGTATTTTATCTGCCAGAGAAAGCGCGGTTTCAGTACCTCCTGAGTTTACCGGAGGGTGAAAACATCGGACAAGTTGTTACGGATGCGATGAAGGCAATAGAAGAAGAAAACCCTCAAGTTGATGGTATCCTACCCAAGACTTACAATCGGCTTGAAAAGAACACGCTTCTTGAACTCCTCCGTATCATGGAACAGATCCCTATGGACATTGAGGGCGATGCTTTCGGAAGGGTTTACGAGTACTTTCTCGGCAATTTCGCCATGAGCGAAGGACAACGCGGCGGAGAGTTTTTCACCCCCACCTCCCTTGTTAAACTTATCGTTGAGATTATCCAACCTTTTCACGGTCGTATTTTTGATCCCGCTTGTGGCTCTGGCGGCATGTTCGTCCAGAGTGCGGCGTTCATTAGCAACCACAAGAAAAATGGAAACCCCGGAGACATCAGCATCTACGGCGTTGAACGCGTCGCCGAAACTATCAGGTTGTGCAAAATGAACCTCGCAGTCCATGGACTTGAAGGCGATGTCAAGCAAGCCAATAGTTACTATGAGGATTCGCATAACTGTCTCGATAGATTTGACTTCGTCATGGCAAATCCACCCTTCAATGTTGATCGCGTAGACATGGAACGCATTAAAGACGATCCTCGATTTCCGTTCGGTATGCCACGCGTTGACAATGCCAACTATCTCTGGATTCAACTTTTCTATAGTGCGCTCTCCGAATCCGGGCGCGCAGGCTTTGTGATGGCGAATTCCGCCGCCGATGCCCGTGCCTCCGAACTCGAAATCCGCACACAGATTATCAAATCGGGGTCAGTAGATGTTATCGTCAGTATCGCTTCAAATTTCTTCTACACTGTTACTTTACCCTGTACCCTCTGGTTTTTCGACAAGTCAAAACCGGATAGTGACAGACGTGATAAGGTATTGTTTATTGATGCACGCCACCTCTATCGGCAGGTGAGCCGCGCACATCGGGAATTCACACCTTTGCAGCTTGAATTCCTTGCCAATATTGTGAGACTCTATCGTGGAGAAATTCCTGAAAATCAACACGACAGCGCGGATTTCCTTACCACGAAATTTCCCGATGCAGCGTATATTGATGTTCCCGGACTTTGCAAGGTGGCTACCGTCGCTGAAATTGAAGCGCAAGGATGGAGTCTCAACCCCGGACGGTATGTCGGTGTTGCTGAACAGACGGCTGACGATTTTGATTTCGCTGAAAGATTTGGGGAACTCAACGAAGAATTGGAGGTACTAAATGCTGAGGCACGTCAATTGGAGGAACGGATTGCTGAAAATGTTGTAAAGATTTTGGAGGATACGGTATAA
- a CDS encoding XRE family transcriptional regulator, with protein MSEEVKVEESSGNVFLDIGFSEEEAEYEQLRSYLAFHVYSLFEELKLTHAKAKARFGIDADDVSRIQKGDFHLFTVPQLLLLLKRLSRNIEIRITPSDEKVGHLQVVST; from the coding sequence ATGAGTGAAGAAGTAAAAGTTGAGGAAAGTTCTGGGAATGTGTTTCTGGATATAGGTTTCTCTGAAGAGGAGGCTGAATATGAACAGCTAAGGTCGTACCTTGCCTTTCATGTTTATAGTCTTTTTGAGGAACTAAAATTGACTCATGCAAAAGCGAAGGCACGTTTTGGAATTGATGCAGATGATGTATCTCGAATACAAAAGGGAGATTTCCATCTTTTTACCGTGCCACAGCTGCTTTTACTCTTGAAGCGGTTGAGCCGCAATATTGAAATTCGCATTACACCTTCGGATGAAAAAGTTGGGCACCTGCAAGTTGTTTCAACTTAA
- a CDS encoding glucose 1-dehydrogenase, with amino-acid sequence MLLKDRVCIVTGGSSGIGRGIALEFAREGARVAVVDRQETPLRGKYHETDVTTPTVAEIEKLGAQGIFLQTDVADEAQVADAIQQTVEHFGGLDILVNNAGIHIPGGAQEISIADWDKVVGVNLRGVFVATKLAIPHLKQSKFGRIIQIASVHAYGGGAGPAYAPAKAALVNMVRDTALEIGQFGITVNAICPGYIETAIQDYLTPEQIQEALEKTALPRFGLPRDIGRACVFLASDDAEWVTGASLLVDGGFAAGV; translated from the coding sequence ATGCTACTCAAGGATCGCGTTTGCATTGTAACCGGTGGAAGTTCAGGCATCGGACGAGGTATTGCACTCGAATTTGCCCGTGAGGGTGCGCGTGTTGCCGTTGTTGATAGGCAAGAGACACCCCTTCGCGGCAAGTATCACGAAACCGATGTCACAACACCAACCGTTGCAGAGATCGAAAAACTCGGCGCGCAGGGTATCTTCCTCCAAACCGATGTCGCTGACGAAGCGCAGGTCGCTGACGCTATCCAGCAAACTGTCGAACACTTTGGTGGACTTGATATTCTCGTCAATAACGCCGGTATCCACATCCCGGGTGGCGCGCAGGAGATTTCAATCGCTGACTGGGACAAGGTTGTGGGTGTCAACCTCCGCGGTGTTTTCGTCGCGACGAAACTCGCTATTCCTCACCTAAAGCAATCGAAATTTGGAAGGATTATCCAGATCGCCTCTGTCCATGCCTACGGAGGCGGCGCGGGACCTGCGTATGCCCCCGCTAAGGCTGCGCTCGTCAATATGGTTCGAGATACGGCGTTAGAAATCGGGCAATTCGGTATAACCGTCAATGCTATCTGTCCCGGTTATATTGAGACAGCAATTCAGGATTACCTCACCCCGGAACAGATCCAAGAGGCGTTGGAAAAGACAGCCTTGCCGCGCTTCGGTCTACCGAGAGACATCGGACGTGCCTGTGTCTTTCTCGCCTCCGACGATGCGGAATGGGTCACCGGTGCTTCTCTGCTCGTTGATGGTGGATTCGCTGCAGGCGTGTAG
- a CDS encoding SDR family NAD(P)-dependent oxidoreductase: protein MQTNPWGTIRFTDKVALITGGASGIGRATANRLAAEGAQVIIADNNAEMARKAVAEIQESGGKALFIEVDLADDDSVIAAARTVAEKFSALHALVNNAAILRSGKIEDGAWLPNWEPETAIGLRGWVLITQHLLPLLKKEDAAIVNLSSEGGFLGRPGQWVYDAIKAGLVSLTKTMATEFVEYGIRVNAIAPGWIVTEMHFGKAPDPAARKKELEETAINSCIMKRLAKPEEVAAAIAFLLSEDASYITGQTLHVDGGRWGMSVG, encoded by the coding sequence ATGCAAACAAACCCATGGGGAACAATCCGTTTTACAGATAAAGTCGCATTGATAACCGGTGGTGCCTCCGGTATCGGCAGAGCAACGGCGAACCGCCTTGCAGCTGAAGGCGCACAGGTTATCATCGCTGATAACAACGCCGAGATGGCGCGTAAGGCAGTCGCCGAAATCCAAGAATCAGGTGGGAAGGCACTTTTTATAGAAGTTGATCTTGCTGATGATGACAGCGTTATCGCCGCTGCGCGGACTGTTGCCGAAAAGTTTTCTGCCCTTCATGCTCTTGTCAACAACGCCGCTATCTTGAGAAGCGGCAAAATTGAAGACGGCGCGTGGCTACCCAATTGGGAACCCGAAACCGCGATTGGTCTCCGAGGCTGGGTGCTGATAACACAACATCTGTTACCACTACTGAAAAAAGAGGATGCCGCGATTGTTAACCTCTCATCGGAAGGCGGATTCCTCGGTAGACCTGGACAGTGGGTCTACGATGCAATCAAAGCGGGACTCGTCTCTCTCACGAAAACAATGGCTACCGAATTCGTCGAATACGGTATCCGAGTCAACGCTATTGCGCCCGGGTGGATTGTTACGGAGATGCATTTCGGTAAAGCACCTGACCCTGCTGCTCGTAAAAAGGAATTAGAGGAAACCGCGATCAATTCGTGTATCATGAAACGGCTTGCTAAACCAGAGGAGGTTGCTGCCGCGATCGCTTTTCTCCTCAGCGAAGATGCTTCTTACATCACAGGACAGACGCTACACGTTGATGGTGGTCGTTGGGGAATGTCCGTCGGTTGA
- a CDS encoding 2'-5' RNA ligase family protein, whose amino-acid sequence MPTKTHTTAVVLIPPETVQPLIQAIRQIHDRNFRRWMPHITLLYPFTERRDFASVIPALIKTAEQVSPVSVEFTRFDAFKHRKSCTMFLVPEPEDEIVRLHSVLLEHLPDYDDTARFACGFHPHLSVGQFQHRSLPSEQQRLQTEWQPVRCEIEAISLIYRSPETDDKFVVAEQFDF is encoded by the coding sequence ATGCCAACTAAAACCCACACCACAGCCGTCGTTCTCATCCCACCAGAAACGGTGCAGCCGCTTATCCAAGCCATCCGCCAGATTCACGACCGGAACTTCAGGCGATGGATGCCACACATAACATTGCTTTATCCGTTCACAGAACGTCGCGATTTCGCCTCTGTTATCCCCGCGCTCATAAAAACCGCGGAACAAGTGTCACCTGTTTCCGTTGAGTTTACGCGCTTTGACGCTTTCAAACACCGCAAATCGTGTACGATGTTCCTTGTTCCAGAACCCGAAGACGAGATCGTGCGATTACACAGTGTCCTGTTGGAACATCTACCAGACTATGACGACACGGCGCGGTTTGCCTGTGGATTCCATCCACATCTCTCGGTCGGGCAATTCCAGCACCGTTCCCTGCCATCCGAACAACAGCGACTCCAAACCGAATGGCAACCGGTCCGGTGTGAAATAGAAGCAATTAGTCTCATTTATCGCTCCCCTGAAACAGATGATAAATTCGTCGTCGCAGAGCAGTTCGATTTCTGA
- a CDS encoding ABC transporter substrate-binding protein — MNTKTFISIFLTLIAILIISVSGCERIQQVILSEPVPSDTVSTVKVGVIQPSRLAPNFTKGAELARSQINEAGGLLGMQVEFIVMDNQRERDFPDAAESVRIAQLLIEQEGVVAILGPLLSTNSMQVGPVVSLLRRPIITGSSGEKVTSTGEFVFITVTPSSVQGMKTAQFALDPTERNAKTAATIRQAGDVYSGAVADAFEENFQKLGGELVAREVYQHGDRDFTAQLTKIKAGAPDVLLVAGFSPEIPLFALQARNMGVDATFIGTNGWDEPDKLLGTLDDNTPLEGSYFTRGFNIESVSAAAFVKAYTAMYMEPPDGPSAWGYDAMSLLALAIENAETLEPDAIRDALANTTDYQGATAISHFDENRHPVKYLELYTIRNGKIELYKVITP, encoded by the coding sequence GTGAACACAAAAACTTTTATCTCGATTTTCCTAACCTTAATCGCAATCTTAATCATATCCGTTTCTGGATGCGAACGAATACAGCAGGTTATCCTATCCGAACCCGTTCCCTCAGACACGGTGTCCACCGTCAAAGTTGGCGTAATTCAACCCTCGAGACTGGCTCCCAATTTCACCAAGGGCGCAGAACTTGCACGTTCTCAGATTAACGAGGCTGGTGGACTGCTGGGAATGCAGGTCGAATTTATCGTCATGGATAATCAACGCGAGCGGGACTTCCCGGATGCCGCGGAAAGTGTCCGCATCGCCCAATTACTGATTGAACAAGAGGGGGTTGTCGCAATCCTCGGGCCCCTCCTCTCAACGAATTCCATGCAGGTCGGACCGGTTGTTTCTCTGCTTCGGCGACCCATAATTACCGGTTCCTCCGGTGAGAAAGTAACCTCAACAGGCGAATTCGTGTTTATTACGGTGACTCCGTCCTCGGTTCAGGGCATGAAAACAGCGCAATTCGCATTGGATCCGACAGAACGCAACGCGAAAACCGCCGCAACCATCCGTCAGGCAGGCGATGTATACTCCGGTGCAGTTGCGGATGCCTTTGAGGAGAATTTCCAAAAGCTCGGTGGGGAACTCGTCGCGCGTGAGGTCTATCAACACGGCGATAGAGACTTCACCGCGCAGTTGACAAAGATTAAAGCCGGGGCACCGGATGTGCTTCTCGTTGCCGGTTTTAGCCCAGAAATTCCGCTGTTTGCATTGCAAGCGAGGAATATGGGGGTTGACGCAACTTTTATCGGGACCAACGGTTGGGATGAACCCGACAAACTCCTCGGCACTTTAGATGACAACACACCGTTAGAAGGTTCTTACTTTACGAGAGGTTTCAATATCGAATCTGTCAGTGCAGCTGCTTTCGTTAAAGCCTACACCGCAATGTATATGGAGCCACCGGACGGTCCCTCGGCGTGGGGCTACGATGCGATGTCGTTACTGGCACTCGCCATCGAAAACGCTGAGACATTGGAACCTGATGCCATTCGGGATGCCTTGGCGAACACGACTGACTATCAAGGTGCAACGGCTATCTCCCATTTTGATGAGAATCGGCATCCTGTCAAGTACCTTGAACTCTACACAATTCGCAATGGGAAGATTGAACTCTACAAGGTTATTACGCCGTAA
- a CDS encoding restriction endonuclease subunit S → MKKEDKKRDPMPPPDATPDEIGEFWDTHSLADYWDETQEVEVQVNLKPHKRENRMRDTIRFGDFVEVNPRIRLEKGKEYPYIEMADVNPGNGFVFPQKKRVYKGGGSRFQSGDTLFARITPCLENGKIVRCMHTSNGPCFGSTEFFIFRGKPNVSDSTYIFYLALSPMIREPAVKSMTGASGRQRAILSSVEDIHVPAYSLATQRKIAAVLSAYDDLIENNTRRIKILEDMVQTLYQEWFVHFRFPGHENVPMVESPLGPIPEGWAIKSFGEVSLNFDRQRKPLSGRVRSTMQGEYPYYGAAKVLDHINDYLFDGRYLLIGEDGSVVTEEGKPVLQLVTGKFWVNNHTHVIQGKAPISTNFLYVFMSNVVISGYVTGTAQPKINQQNLNRIPVIMPPQSLLEKFNQMVEPCFDNIVALNLKSTNLSETRDLLLPKLISGEIDISELDIDTAPKSN, encoded by the coding sequence ATGAAAAAAGAAGATAAAAAACGAGATCCAATGCCGCCTCCCGATGCAACACCAGACGAGATCGGCGAATTTTGGGATACACATAGCCTTGCCGATTATTGGGATGAAACCCAAGAAGTAGAAGTTCAGGTTAACCTAAAGCCACATAAAAGAGAAAACAGGATGAGAGACACAATTCGTTTTGGCGATTTTGTTGAAGTTAATCCGCGCATCCGGTTAGAGAAGGGAAAAGAGTATCCGTACATTGAAATGGCTGATGTTAATCCAGGCAATGGATTTGTTTTCCCACAGAAAAAACGGGTTTACAAAGGTGGGGGTTCGCGGTTTCAATCTGGTGATACGCTTTTTGCGCGTATTACACCTTGTTTAGAAAATGGGAAGATCGTCCGATGCATGCATACAAGTAATGGACCTTGTTTTGGATCGACTGAATTCTTTATCTTTCGTGGTAAGCCCAATGTATCAGACTCAACTTATATATTTTACTTGGCTCTGAGCCCTATGATTCGAGAACCTGCTGTGAAAAGTATGACGGGGGCATCAGGACGGCAGCGCGCTATATTGTCATCCGTTGAAGACATCCATGTTCCAGCCTATTCTCTCGCAACCCAACGCAAAATCGCCGCTGTCCTCTCTGCCTACGATGATCTCATCGAAAACAACACCCGCCGCATCAAAATCCTTGAAGACATGGTACAAACCCTCTACCAAGAATGGTTCGTCCATTTCCGATTTCCCGGACATGAGAACGTTCCTATGGTAGAATCACCGTTGGGCCCAATACCGGAAGGGTGGGCGATTAAGAGTTTTGGCGAGGTTTCCCTTAACTTTGATCGCCAGCGTAAGCCACTATCAGGACGGGTTAGGTCAACAATGCAAGGCGAATATCCATATTATGGTGCTGCTAAAGTCTTAGACCATATTAATGATTATCTATTTGATGGAAGGTATTTGTTGATTGGAGAGGATGGTAGCGTTGTTACTGAAGAAGGAAAACCTGTACTGCAATTAGTAACAGGTAAGTTTTGGGTGAATAATCATACGCATGTTATCCAAGGAAAGGCACCAATTTCGACAAATTTTCTTTATGTGTTTATGTCTAATGTAGTTATTTCAGGTTATGTTACAGGTACTGCACAGCCAAAGATTAACCAGCAAAACTTGAATAGAATTCCGGTCATTATGCCTCCACAGAGTCTATTAGAAAAATTTAACCAAATGGTTGAACCTTGTTTTGACAATATCGTTGCCTTAAACCTTAAAAGCACAAACCTCAGTGAAACCCGTGACCTCCTCCTCCCCAAGCTCATCTCCGGTGAGATTGATATATCCGAACTTGACATTGACACGGCTCCTAAAAGCAATTGA
- a CDS encoding AAA family ATPase, translating into MSEQKAFLEKVHIKNYRSLRNVTLPLKSLTVLVGPNASGKSNTLNALRLFQGILSVETPPTKANFLRDRLWVGGGDHITCELHAKVKEKLAQYTLVFKTKDEDLSIDEELLVNSVKVISIQNGEGQVQDENSKNATKYTSNKLALRSAGDYGHKPVTSALTAFIQGWEFYDFEPNYMRTNSDRSSVKKETLDSQKLGSYGTGVPDILQDWYENSPEDFQYVSEALAAVTNINIDYCKIDGGSQLCLLEGYKKPIPLTNASDGTLRLLAYNTLLNQSKLPPLITIEEPERNLHPGALKDIAYILERLAERTQVIITTHSSQLLDTFSSKSLSDSLGVLLLRNRPKLGTEVLNIENIRDKREAFADWIADFGIGSAVFDSGLLQDLMEEPI; encoded by the coding sequence ATGTCCGAACAGAAAGCGTTTTTAGAGAAAGTTCATATTAAAAACTACCGTAGTTTACGGAATGTTACGCTTCCGCTCAAGTCTCTGACGGTTCTTGTCGGTCCGAATGCAAGTGGGAAATCGAATACTTTGAACGCATTACGCCTTTTCCAGGGGATCCTGAGTGTTGAAACCCCTCCTACAAAGGCAAATTTTCTCAGAGATCGCCTTTGGGTAGGCGGAGGCGACCACATCACTTGCGAACTACATGCCAAGGTGAAAGAGAAATTAGCACAATATACATTGGTGTTTAAAACTAAAGATGAAGATCTTTCTATTGACGAAGAATTATTGGTTAACAGCGTAAAAGTTATCTCAATTCAGAATGGAGAAGGACAAGTTCAGGATGAAAATAGTAAGAATGCAACGAAATACACATCCAATAAACTCGCTTTGAGATCTGCTGGTGATTATGGACATAAACCTGTTACGAGTGCGTTAACAGCGTTTATTCAAGGATGGGAATTTTATGACTTTGAACCAAACTACATGCGAACTAATTCTGATAGATCTTCTGTTAAAAAAGAAACTCTTGATTCTCAAAAACTTGGTAGCTATGGTACAGGGGTACCGGACATACTCCAGGACTGGTATGAAAATTCGCCAGAGGATTTCCAATACGTTAGTGAAGCCTTAGCAGCTGTCACGAATATCAATATAGACTACTGCAAAATTGATGGCGGATCCCAACTCTGCCTTCTTGAAGGATATAAGAAACCGATACCTTTAACAAATGCCTCTGATGGAACATTGCGTCTTCTTGCATATAATACCTTGCTCAATCAATCTAAATTACCGCCGCTGATTACCATTGAGGAACCGGAGCGGAATTTACACCCTGGTGCCCTGAAGGATATTGCATACATACTTGAGCGTCTTGCTGAACGAACACAGGTGATTATTACTACGCATAGTTCTCAACTCCTTGATACCTTCAGTTCTAAGAGTTTATCAGATTCGCTCGGTGTTTTGCTGTTGCGCAACCGCCCCAAACTCGGCACAGAAGTACTCAACATTGAAAATATCCGTGATAAGCGTGAAGCATTTGCTGACTGGATCGCTGATTTTGGAATCGGCAGTGCGGTTTTCGACAGTGGACTGCTACAAGATCTCATGGAGGAACCGATATGA
- a CDS encoding UPF0175 family protein — protein MIQISEPITLEKLLPLIRKLPKTEREQLRKSLEEESQLDAAIVLYQNGEVTLGRAAELAGIHRFEFEEALAARGIWKIVEVDSAEALKEGVSLIKSLHKSNVSTEE, from the coding sequence ATGATTCAAATTTCTGAACCGATAACACTTGAAAAACTATTGCCGTTGATACGAAAGCTGCCCAAAACTGAGCGCGAGCAGTTGCGTAAGTCCCTTGAAGAGGAATCACAGTTGGATGCCGCGATTGTGTTATATCAAAACGGTGAAGTGACGCTCGGGAGAGCTGCTGAGTTGGCTGGCATCCACCGTTTTGAGTTTGAAGAGGCTTTGGCAGCAAGGGGTATATGGAAAATCGTCGAAGTTGATTCAGCAGAAGCATTGAAAGAGGGAGTCTCTCTTATAAAAAGCCTTCATAAATCAAACGTTAGCACAGAGGAATAG